The following proteins come from a genomic window of Carassius carassius chromosome 10, fCarCar2.1, whole genome shotgun sequence:
- the LOC132151957 gene encoding protein disulfide-isomerase-like — MLKLLIVCALAAISAADIPEEEDVLVLKKSNFEEALKTYPNILVEFYAPWCGHCKALAPEYAKAAGMLKAEGADIRLGKVDATEESELAQEFGVRGYPTIKFFKGGEKENPKEYSAGRQADDIVNWLKKRTGPAAITLSDVTQAESLIADNEVAVIGFFKDVESEDAKVFIKTAEAVDDIPFGITSDDAVISKFEVAKDGVVLFKKFDEGRNTFDEEISKEKLLNFIKANQLPLVIEFTEQTAPKIFGGEIKSHILMFVPKTATDFQDKMDQFKKASKGFKGKILFIFIDSDVDDNQRILEFFGLKKEECPAIRLITLEEEMTKYKPETSEITAENIITFCTDFTEGKLKPHLMSQDIPDDWDKNPVKVLVGKNFEEVAFDPAKNVFVEFYAPWCGHCKQLAPIWDQLGEKFKDNANIVVAKMDSTANEIEDVKVHSFPTLKFFPAGDDRKVIDYNGERTLDGFTKFLESGGKEGGAPAGDEDEESVCITWLQLFFSSVVWFNLLNF; from the exons ATGCTTAAGTTGTTGATTGTGTGCGCACTGGCCGCTATTAGCGCGGCTGATATCCCCGAGGAGGAGGACGTGCTCGTACTGAAGAAAAGTAACTTCGAGGAAGCGCTCAAAACTTACCCAAATATCCTTGTTGAGTTTT ATGCACCATGGTGTGGACACTGCAAGGCCCTGGCCCCCGAATATGCTAAAGCAGCAGGTATGCTGAAAGCTGAAGGCGCAGACATAAGACTTGGTAAGGTGGATGCAACCGAGGAATCTGAGCTTGCTCAGGAGTTTGGTGTTCGTGGATATCCCACCATCAAGTTCTTCAAGggaggagagaaagagaaccCCAAGGAGTATTCTG CTGGCCGACAGGCTGATGACATTGTCAACTGGCTGAAAAAGCGAACTGGCCCTGCAGCCATTACTTTAAGTGATGTGACACAGGCAGAGTCTCTTATTGCTGATAATGAGGTTGCAGTCATTGGGTTCTTTAAg gatGTTGAATCAGAAGATGCCAAGGTCTTCATTAAAACTGCAGAGGCTGTGGATGACATCCCCTTTGGCATCACCTCGGATGATGCAGTCATTTCAAAGTTTGAAGTTGCCAAGGATGGTGTTGTTCTTTTTAAGAAG tttgatGAGGGTCGCAATACATTCGATGAAGAGATCAGCAAAGAAAAGCTACTGAACTTCATCAAGGCCAACCAACTTCCCCTGGTCATTGAGTTTACAGAGCAG acTGCTCCAAAAATCTTTGGAGGTGAAATAAAGTCCCACATCCTAATGTTTGTGCCAAAAACAGCCACGGACTTCCAGGACAAGATGGATCAATTTAAAAAGGCATCTAAGGGCTTTAAAGGCAag ATTCTCTTCATCTTTATTGACAGTGATGTGGACGATAATCAGCGAATTCTGGAGTTCTTTGGTCTTAAGAAGGAAGAGTGCCCAGCAATCCGCCTCATTACCCTAGAGGAAGAGATGACCAAATACAAACCAGAAACCTCAGAAATCACAGCAGAGAACATCATCACCTTCTGCACAGACTTCACAGAGGGAAAGCTTAAG CCTCATTTGATGAGTCAGGACATTCCTGACGACTGGGACAAGAACCCTGTCAAGGTCTTGGTGGGCAAAAACTTTGAAGAGGTTGCCTTCGACCCTGCTAAGAATGTCTTTGTAGAATTTT ATGCCCCATGGTGTGGTCACTGTAAGCAGCTGGCCCCTATCTGGGATCAGTTGGGTGAGAAATTCAAAGACAATGCAAACATTGTTGTGGCCAAGATGGACTCCACAGCCAATGAGATCGAAGATGTCAAAGTGCATAGCTTCCCCACACTGAAGTTCTTCCCTGCTGGCGATGACCGTAAG GTAATTGACTACAATGGTGAGAGAACGCTAGATGGATTCACAAAGTTTTTGGAGAGTGGAGGAAAAGAAGGTGGAGCACCAGCAGGAGATGAGGATGAGGAATCTGTATGTATAACTTGgttgcaattatttttttcttcagtcgTTTGGTTTAACTTATTGAATTTTTAG